TAAGCTAGTCCTCACTGTTGTGTCCATAAAGAAGTGCAGACCAAATAGTAATAACATCAAAAACAAAGAACTACCCGAAGTGGAGTGCTCAATCTCCTATTGGCTCAGTTCACACTAGTGCATCTTTTCTATTAAGGAACGAAGCTTATGAATTGGATCTGACATCGGCTCCATGATTGTTTCAGTTATTTATCTATTTCTTCTGCACGTCATCCTATACTAGGAAGATCTCCATCACAAAGCAGTCCTGTTCCTTTTCAATGTGTCTTGTAGGCAGTGTCAGACTGGGGTTTCCTGGGCCAATCCGGTATGGAACACGTGCACATTCATTATTAACTTTGTCATAATCTTAGATTAATACGATTTTTTGGTGGATCAACCCGTAAGAAATAGACCCCCAGGTCTTCAACGTCAGCTCCAAATTGGGTGGTTTTCTGCTGGAAATTTGGAAATATTTATGTTAGAGCCTGGAACCACAGCAGGATCCTCCggcagggtaagttcacacgtagcgttaaTATTGTGAATTTTCCGCAACggttttcattgtggaaaatccgcagcataatacagtagcagcaaagctttTCAATGGGGTAAAcctgcaacacaaaagcagcgattacgcaaatataattgacatgctgcagattaaaaaaatctcatccacacgctgtgtaattgATGAGCGGAAAATAAGTTTTTGTGTTGCGGGTTTACCCTattgaaaaacctgcaacaatagccaggtgttgcgttttttttttttttgaggcagaaaagcagcgattcccctGCCTATAACACAactcagaacaaaaaaaaaatggtatacttACCGAGAATTCTGTATTtttttgtccaggccggcctgctgggatgatatttcatcccatgtaaccgctgcagtgaaacacaggctgcagctgtcacatgggataacacgtcatcccaggaggccggtctgcagatGGACGCGTCGCCTTGTCTACAAAAgtatgtaacctttttttttttatgtgcagcttTGCGCAGTGGACAttttggccgaaaaactgcaccacaatttggtgcgtttttttatctggaattccctgcggcgcacagggcggatacgcggtgtgcttttacgcagcctatccgtcctgtgtgaatatacccgtaTTATGCTAGGCCAGCCCATCCTAGCCTAGCTTGTGGTAATCCAGGATGGTCTACCTGAATGTCAGCTTGTTGTTCTGTTGATAGTCAGGagcataatgtgtatggccaccctgggtatacagtatatggggaccAGTTTTTCTGTGCAGCACATAGGACCCATTCATACAGTCAGGAAGTTGCCAGATTGTACTCATACATTGCATAACCTGAGAAGACCGGTTCTGAAGAGAAGGGCAGATGAAAAATGTAATGCAGTTACGGGACATAGAGCTTCTAGTTTTGCCCTGCTGGCAAAAATACTAGCAAATTAGTGTCTGAGTGGCGTTCGGCTTAAAATGAAAGAAGTCAGCAGACATGCACACCTATGCAGAACCGCAAACAGGCAGGAGTGCAGAGCCGCAATCAGGCAGGAGTGCAGAGCCGCAATCAGGCAGAAGCAGGAGTGCAGAGCCGCAATCAGGCAGAAGCAAGAGTGCAGAGCCACAATCAGACAGAAGCAGGAGTGCAGAGCCGCAATCAGACAGAAGCAGGAGTGCAGAGCCGCAATCAGACAGAAGCAGGAGGGCAGAGCCACAATCAGACAGAAGCAGGAGTGCAGAGCCGCAATCAGGTAGAAGTAGGAGTGCAGAGCCGCAATCAGACAGAAGCAGGAGGGCAGAGCCACAATCAGACAGAAGCAGGAGTGCAGAGCCACAATCAGGCAGAAGCAGGAGTGCAGAGCCGCAATCAGGCAGAAGCAGGAGGGTAGAGCCACAATCAGACAGAAGCAGGAGTGCAGAGCCACAATCAGACAGAAGCAGGAGTGCAGAGCCACAATCAGACAGAAGCAGGAGTGCAGAGCCACAATCAGGCAGAAGCAGGAGGGTAGAGCCACAATCAGACAGAAGCAGGAGTGCAGAGCCACAATCAGACAGAAGCAGGAGTGCAGAGCCACAATCAGACAGAAGCAGGAGTGCAGAGCCACAATCAGGCAGAGGCAGGAGGGTAGAGCCACAATCAGGCAGAAGCAGGAGGGTAGAGCCACAATAAGGCAGAGGCAGGAGGGTAGAGCCACAATCAGGCAGAAGCAGGAGGGCAGAACCACAATCAGGCAGAGGCAGGAGGGTAGAGCCACAATCAGGCAGAAGCAGGAGGGTAGAGCCACAATCAGGCAGAAGCAGGAGTGCAGAGCCGCAATGCAATCCATGCGTGTCATATATAGGTTGTGTATTAAATTGTTCAATATAGTTTATATCCATGTACTTGTGAGACTGAAAAATTGCATTTACCAGTAGACTGGCATTGTCTAAGACAAAAAGCAATGAGTATCGGGCACTACCAGTAGGAATCAGGAGATGGCAGTATTGCCTAATTAGGTAGCATTAAACCATTCAGAATAATTGTGATAATTATATACCGGGATTATACAGGAGCGGCTAactgtatttatatttataaGCAATTCCTTATCTTGTCAGAATTTAAACAAATAATATGCCCAAAAAAACCTTTTTAAATAGTAACTGCATTTGAGGTGCATAAACCTCCTTTTGCTTTGTTGCTTTATCACGGACTTACCTTTATGGTGATTGTAATCATTCTCCGCACGGGAAGGTCGTCACAGGTCCACCCCTATCATTTTTAGATCCTTACCTGGAAGGCCATTTTCATTAAAAGTAATATATTGAATAAGAAGTAGATGATTTGCACCAAAAATCCGCAACGAATCCACTATGTGTGTGGGTACCCTAAAATCTTACTCATATAGCGCAGATTTTATGCAGATAAAAACAGCAACGGAAcctaaaacagaagaaatgtatcCAGGAGAGGAGATGCTTTAAGGACTTAATTTATAGAATTCTGGTTTTGActttaaaaatgcatgcaaaatctgcagcaaatctgcactgtgtgaacaagacttAAATACCAGCTATTTAATTGTGAAGGAAATCCAGAAATATACTGTATGAACAGTAAGCGTAAAACCAGAAAATATATTTTAGCTTCTGTGTATTATTGCACAACTTCTAGAAGAAttatagattttatttagaaTCATTATCCCTACTGCCTTCattttaataattatatataacAATACGGTATGTTTTATTAATACAAATCCCCCACTATTGGTACTTTTTATGGATTTATTTTTCTGGCACAAAAATATTGAGTAAGGAGCATGTAGAGAGAAGAGACATGAAAGGAGAGATTTCACCAGTGATTCTGGAGCAGAGTTTTAGCTttgttagaaagaaaaaaaacgctTGAAATGAACAGAACAGATTTCCCTCCAAGCTGCATTGTAGACTGTGGATTGCTGTAATTATCTGTGTCAGTTTTCTATTAAAGCCATTACTCACAGCGCTGTATGAAAACCAAACAAGGGAGTACAAATAAGACGTAGCAGACAGAAGCAGCGGAACATCCATATCGACGCAAGAAGGACAAAgaccgattttttttttagaaatgttctTTTGTATTCAATTAAAGAGGAACCATTGCCTTGACTTATTTCATTATTGCATAAGGACGCTGTAGAACATAATTACACTGATTACAAACATTTTAATCTCAAGTCAATCATCAATATTTTCTTTAATGTTTCAATTTACAGGAGAAAGCAAAATGATTGAACAAGGTCCGTAAACCGCGCAGCGGGCTGTTTACGTGTAATGACGGGAAAGCTGTGCTTTATTCAGCTTCAAAAAGTCATCATCGTGGAAAGCCTTTAATTCTGTTTGCAAGAGGTGAGGATATAGAACAAGGAAAATACCGGTGATGTGTAGCAGGGTGGAGGCAGAGTCGCAGGAAGGTGCAAAAGAGGGAACAAAAGGTGACAGGtttgctgggaaaaaaaaaaaaaaacatagcaacTTTACACAATTTCAACCTTTGTTGGATATTTTAATTCAAAGCTTGAGAAAACAAAAATTTATACAACCTCATTTCCATTGCAAAGTACAAATGTGCGTTAATGATAAAAGCGACCAATACTGCACATGACACAAagctatacatatttttttttacaaaaactgaGAATAACTAAAAGATTGAGGTTGATGATTAATTGAAGACTGATCCTTAGGACAGGCTGTAAATGTTTGGTGGGGATATGACCCCTAGTACTCCCATCGATCAGCAGAATGGAGGGGCTGTGGCGTTAGAGAGTGCCATTGGTGCCCTCATTGTATATTCCGGCACAGCACTCATACGTATGTGCAGCTGTGCCCGGTACTGCAGCTTAACATCATACGCACGATGGGCAGGGGTCGTGAAGGTAAGTGACCCCACTGATCACACATGGATTGCCTATCATaagaatagaccatcaatgttttaAACCaataaaacccattttaaaaagaaaagtttaattTTGACTACCTTTTATACTGAACTGCACGGATATTTAGATAACTGATCACtttttaaatcattttttatttggaaaaaaaggtACCAAAAAAGATGTTTTACAGGACAATACATTGTAGGATTGGTTGTTGTGACTAATGATAGCAACAGACCAAACAATAGACCTGCCAAACTCCAGTGAAAGTCTGAGTTATTTTTACCGTTTTGTAGCCATGTATTTGTAGAACAGAGTTGTTAGTGTTATACATGAAAAACGAAGCTTTAACGTGCTCATAATGGTTCTAGCTCTTTTAGTTAGCAAAGTACTACACTTGTTAAAGTAGCAGTCTTTTCTTCCTACTGAAATGGAGGACAGAAAGTAGCATCCATAAACCAGCCATTTTGGAGGCAATGGAGAACGATTTTTGGTCACCCAGTCACCAACCATGAATACAAGTATAAACAAACACTTCCTTGCTTCCTTTCCTTCTCCACCTCTCATTGTCTGACAGTCTTGTGTATCTTACTCTCATTGTTTTGATGCTATAGCTATTGTGCTTACTTGGATTGGTACACAAGAAGAAAGTACTCCTACACTAAAGGTCCGATTACACGGCTTGATAtgagatgtatgtatgtatgtatgtatgtatgtatgtatgtatggaggagCGACGAGTATCAAAACAGCTCGTTTATGGGCGCTCACTTTCTCCTTTCACAATACGGGGACGGACGATTGTTACCACGATAGTTTGTCCCTATATATTTCCATTATGTACAGCTCTCTGTttacgataatatttattgctgcataaatgagACGTTCAGCCAATTTATATTAACGCTTATtttcccaatcattggcccgtatAACAAAAATATGACAGCCCACATGAACCTTGATAGCCAAGTATGCAAACTCCACCTTTCAGGGTTTCCATCGTTTTCAATGGAAGGAGTCAGGCAGAAATGAACTATGGTAAGACAAGAAATTCATACATTCAAATATAATGTTTTAATAGTGCAATCTGAGGTACATCTCGAAGTGACATTTTGAACCAATGACTAGATATCTCCTTTAAATATGTAAAAGTTTTGAATACATTTTAAGCTTTAAGATTGCACATTTGTTTTGTGTTATGAAGGGATCCTTATTGTGCAGAAACAAGCAAGGACACATACACATGACCATATTACTGCATGGGGCCTTTAATGTACCTCAGTAtacctctgatttcatatggtgGGATATAGAGGATTggacagaaagaaaaaaataaattaattgtgGCATGATCCATCGGATGCCGTATGCAcagagctattctcccctagaagcattacgAATGTAGAAGTGCGGTATGGCAGCACACAGAATCCGTACAGCTCCGTACTAGGGATCGAAGACTGGTCTTACAGATAAAAATGTTGAGTACCTGAATCTTTAAACTTGTAGTACGTTCTGTTTGGTTATGATCATATGTATAAATACATCATGTACACCACAAAGCAATATGCACAGAGCCTGTATAGCGGTACACAGAATCTTTTTGGTTTTCTATGACGGAGCAGTaggcactgtatgtatgtaccatCATATAATACCTCTGTGAGGCACTGTATTCGCCCTAGTAACCaagcttctagaggagaatacttATGTGATATGGCATGTGATGGAACACGCCACCATTTTTTTCTTACAGATATTGTAAAAGGCACCCATGAGAAAGATTCCGGCCATGTACAAATCTGGATAAAAAGAGTTTATTTTGCAAAAGACAAGTACGCTACCATTAAAAGATCTTGAGTGCGGATTGAAATATATCTCATTTAAAATCAATAAAATGAAAATGCGAACTATAAAATGTAATTGACATCATGAAACTATCATCCTAAACCAGAGATTACTCTTGTCTTGTTTCATTTCATTTAAATAGATAAATAGAGACTAAAGAtagaccgtatttttcggactccactccatgatgtgccgggaacgtcatgggttgggaaggggttaagtaatgatgccgggtcccttgactgcggactataagatgcagggactttttagcaagaattattcttgctaaaaactgcgtcttatagtccaaaaaataaaaaaatatatatttacttaaagggtaactaaacttttaaaaacaacttttgatatgtcatagtgacaggtcagaagttttgattggtgagggaccgagcacggagacccccacaatcgctaaaacgaagcaggagaagtgctttagtgagcgctgtgccgctttgtttctgatcggctttcctcagaaagccgagcaagcggtgtacgggctcagactttctattgagcccgtacaccgctctgaggaaagtgatgcttcgttttagcaattggtgggggtctcagtgcttggacccccactgatcaaaacttctgacctgtcactatgacatgtcaaaagttttttaaaagtttagttaccctttaaggattgCACATCATTAGGTGTTAGTGCATTGGCAGCAAGTTACCAGCTGGCTTTTAGATTGAATGTTGGAGAATTTCCAATACATGCCATAGGTTATGGTTAAAATCATACAGCCCATATGCATATTCACGTGTACATGGGAAACATTTATGATTTTTAAAGTATGGGCTTAGTGCTACAACATTCAATGTTGTCTAATTTTCCTATTGGAGACTCCTAGTATGATCCCTAACACATTATACAGGTTGCCAACTTTAGACTCCTAGTATTCAGCGGTTATCTGTGAGGGAACCCAGCAGAAAGTGTTCActttctctgcagtgccaccacaggagaaattaagcattacacaattacTCAATGCTGACTGTACAATAAACGGACAAactaggtcctccagagcgagagacactgtGTAATCACTCTCGACTCTGGCTATGTGGGTCCTAAATGGAGAACGTCCCTCTGTTAACTCTAATATCCTAATACAGTATTTGAAAATTGATTTTCTAAATCAGATAACCCTTTAAGTCTGCAAGTTTTACTTGTGTTACAAAAGTAACAGATATAATTATTCAAAATAATATACCAAAGTGCTTCTATTCCATAAGACCTGTATCAAGAGGTTTtgataaaaattaaaacaaaaccaaaaattgTAAAGACCATTATATAATTATACAAAATTAGTTACTTTACCATTTAAACACATtatatgaaacatttttttattattattaccataGCAAAGATTAGTTATTTATCAAAGTTTTGCAaacaatttttactgcacaaggcCTATATAGGTATCTACACACATATAGAAACAAAAAGATTGGCCAATCAGAATAATGCATTTATAGATATCTATGTACAACACGGAAAAATAAATCACTTAGGGTTCCATATTTGCTGTAAACACAATGATATCCAATGTACTTTTCTGCATTGTGGCCTTATTGATTACAAAGAACTTGGGGTTACTTTTCATACCATTAAGTTTTTTCTCATTAGctccaaaaaatgttttaaaaagtatTGTTGGTGTAGATATTCACAGTTTAGCATTTTCTCAagtttctttgtcttaacataatACATCGTGTTAGTGCCAGTCAAAAGACTGATCGACCATTTGGTAGAACCTGTGATTGTGTTCTCTGAAGTAAGAGTAAAGTTGCTCCAGGACGGTTTCATTTACTACAGGGTGGGGACGTCCCTTGGACTCATGTAAACACCTCTCTTTCCCATCACTTCGAATGCAGTAGAATCCCTTTGTTTGGTTAAAGTAAAAATTTGAAGCCAAAATTCGAGAAGGGAGATTGAGGAACCTTTCTACCTTTTGCAGTTCGGTCAAAGGTGTTTTTATTAAAGTATTACCATCCACTATATGAATCTGATTCAAATGAAAGTATTTCAGCCATCTCTCCATATGCACGTCATACAAGCTCCTTTGGATTGCCTTATATTTGGTATTAAGTGCACCATTTTTAATCACTATGCCCTCAAAGGGTTGTACTGGCTTGTGATTTTCAAGTCGGTTGTAGTATACCTGGGTATAATCTGATATGACCCTCTCTGTTGGATCTCTCAGAATAAGAAGTAATTTAATTGAGCTGTTCATACTATGAATCCTTTCCGGTGCCTGCAGAGATGTGAAATAGCCTGGCGTTTTCTCAATAGTAATTTGATTTTCAAATGAGTATGGCATAAGACTCCGGTACCACTCGATCCCTTTGATGTAATTTTCATCCCAGTCAAAAAAATGTACTTCAGTTGCTGCTACTGCAATGTTGGGGTGAATGTCTAACATCTCTAGCAAAGCTCTGGTCCCACCTTTCCGTACGCCAATAATGATAGTCTGCGGTGTTTGACGAATTGTACCTGGAGGTGGAGTAGTGAATGAGAATTGTTCACTCGTGTTATTGATTTCCCCCACTCCCATCTGAAGAGCCTCTGGAAGGGAAGTATTTGTAAGAAGTGGGTAGTCAAAaggagctgcctgacactgggtcAGTAGGAGGAACACGGAGACAAAATATACGGCCATGTAGAGAGAAAGAGAGGTCAGTTCCAGGAGATGTAAAGTTTGACTGGTGTACTCATGCACGCTACTGACTTTGAAATGCGAGAAGTAAATAGGGGGGAACTGCAAAGAGTGTCCAGATACATCTgttgaaatacaaaaaatacatatAGATTAGAACAGAACATTAATGTGCCTTATCATATACAAAATCAACCAGTATTCAAACAAATCTCTGTACAAGTTTAATGCAATGCATTACATATACTCTTGATATGCATCAGGGGCTCTTTCGCATCATTTTATTGTTAAAGTATTAAACTGAAGTGGTTCTTGAACATTACAATTTCTTATCATATATCTCATCTATAGAGCCACAAAAATAAGTTAACACTAGTCACGACTAACAGGAGCAAATGCAAGTCCACATAGATATTTATATTCTGTACTTTCTATGGAACGTAATGGTCAATTTTTGTTGTTGACACATACACAATGAGAACAAGTCAGGAAACTAGTGAAAAACTAATACCGTCATTTTTCTCATGAAACGCAAGCAAACCCAGAACCCTTTGAATACAATATATACAGCATTTGTGGACAATAGGACCATGAAAAGTCAAAATGACCACTTGTATGCATTTCATGGACAGGATTGGATACATACAGTTAAACATTTGAACCTATTCAAATGGTTTTACCTACAAAGAACATTAACCCAGATCTGACCCCTGAATCAGATCGACCCATCAAGACTCTCTgatgggcccaggctctgactcAATACTGGGGCTCTGCCATAACAATCCATAAGATTTAACAGCATATAACCTcatctgaaaataaaaaaagtgaagctTTAATGGGATTAATCCCTATGTCATTTTTAGGCACCCCTCACAGATGTCCAGCAATCCGTCAGTTTCCTTCAAGCGATTTTGTACTACATAGGAGGGATCCGATAGACAAATTTGTTCCCATAATTTGGTGTATGGTGGCATCAGTTGTCATGCCGGTTGTCTCCCTACACTGGAtagaaaaatgcagcatttttctgtCGGGCAAAAGACGCCGAACTGGTGCACAAAAATTGAATCAGTTGTGTCCAGCTCAGGCATTAAACCGGCAAAATACAAATGATTTAGGTGAACCCAGCATTAATGGTATGGCTTGTGTGCAGAAACCATGTAATTTAtgatacaacaaaaaaaaaaaaagttaaaaaaaaagtccatttaGTTCAAACTTTAATCCTTACATGCCCAAGCTGGCATGCAAGAACCAGACAGAATGGCCATGTGAATTTGTAAGAAGTCTAGTTTGACATTATGCCAGTTCTCCACACATTTCATTGGCTTCCAATAAAATGGAAAATTGTATTTAAGATTGGCCTTCAAACCTTTAAAACAATCATTAACCTGCGCGCCACTCATATCTCAATTTATCTATATCTCTATACCATACACCTCTACCAGTCCCCTCTGTTCCTCTGACAAAAAAAACCTTGATGTTCCCAGAATCTACCTAGATCTTATGGTGTTTGACACTTCTCACACTGTGgaacacaccccccccccacctcagtATGTTGGACTCCATCCAgggacattttata
The nucleotide sequence above comes from Rhinoderma darwinii isolate aRhiDar2 chromosome 11, aRhiDar2.hap1, whole genome shotgun sequence. Encoded proteins:
- the LOC142664192 gene encoding heparan sulfate glucosamine 3-O-sulfotransferase 1-like — protein: MAVYFVSVFLLLTQCQAAPFDYPLLTNTSLPEALQMGVGEINNTSEQFSFTTPPPGTIRQTPQTIIIGVRKGGTRALLEMLDIHPNIAVAATEVHFFDWDENYIKGIEWYRSLMPYSFENQITIEKTPGYFTSLQAPERIHSMNSSIKLLLILRDPTERVISDYTQVYYNRLENHKPVQPFEGIVIKNGALNTKYKAIQRSLYDVHMERWLKYFHLNQIHIVDGNTLIKTPLTELQKVERFLNLPSRILASNFYFNQTKGFYCIRSDGKERCLHESKGRPHPVVNETVLEQLYSYFREHNHRFYQMVDQSFDWH